The sequence GCGTCAGTGCTTCTCCGGAGGGCCCTGCAAGGTCAAATGAGGCCGCCGCCCGATCAGGGGGCGCGGAACAGCGGAACGTGGGGCGCAGCATCCACGGGAAGATCGCCGGTCAGTCGCGGATCGTTCTCGACCTCGATCTGCTGCCTGTAGGGGACGAAACCGCTTCGGATGTAGAATGGCAGCGCCTGCGGGCTGTCCAGTGTGCAGGTGTGGACGTGCAGGCGGGCGATTGGTTCGCGCCACGCCAGATCGATGGCTTGGTTCATCAGGTAACGGCCCGCGCCCGCGCCGATGAGTTCCGGCGCCAGGCCGAAGTAGGCCAGCTCGCATTCCCCCTCTTTCCGGAAGTCCAGTTCCAGAAGCGCCATGTCCTGTCCGGCCATGCGCAGCGTATGGAAGGTCACACGGGGATCCGTCAGGATTTCCGCCAGCTCCGTCTCGGGCATGACGCGGCGCGCGAACCACAACCAGTCACGCCCGACCCTGTCGAACAACGCCCTGTACCGCGCCACGTCCGGTTCGATCCGCTCGAATGTGACGCCATCCCGCAGCTCGGCGGGGCGGAAGGAGGCCGGGGCGCGCATTTCCAGATGGGTGACCACCATCGCCACCTTGCCGGGTGGTACGTCGTGCAGCCCGTCCTCGATCATCGTTCAGATCAGGCCTTCGCTGCGGAACCTCGCCAGCATGTCTTCCTGCGGGCGCGGGCCGATATGGCTGATCACTTCGCCTGCGCACAGGTTTCCCATTCGGCCGCAGGTTTCCAGGTCGGCGCCCCTTGCAAGTCCGAAGAGGAACCCGGCGGCAAACTGGTCGCCCGCGCCGGTGGCATCGACGGGGGTGATCTTCTTGACCGGTACGTCGCACCGCTCGCCATCGCGGACCAGCGTCACGCCGTCACCCGACCGGGTGCAGACGACGATCGAACAGATCGCGGCGGTCCGGGCGATAGCGTCTTCGAGGTCGTCCGTCTCGAACAGGGCCATCAGTTCGGCCTCGTTGCCGATGACGTAATCGAGGTCGTTCTCGATCAGGGAAAGGAAGTCGGCGCGGTGACGCTCCACGCAGAAAGGATCGGAAATCGCGATTCCGGCCATGCCGCCACCGGCCTTGGTCGCGCGGGCGGCCTCGCGAAACGCCGTCTTGCCGGCATCCTGATCGAACAGGTAGCCTTCGAGGAACATCATCTTCGCGTTTCCGG is a genomic window of Sulfitobacter alexandrii containing:
- a CDS encoding GNAT family N-acetyltransferase gives rise to the protein MIEDGLHDVPPGKVAMVVTHLEMRAPASFRPAELRDGVTFERIEPDVARYRALFDRVGRDWLWFARRVMPETELAEILTDPRVTFHTLRMAGQDMALLELDFRKEGECELAYFGLAPELIGAGAGRYLMNQAIDLAWREPIARLHVHTCTLDSPQALPFYIRSGFVPYRQQIEVENDPRLTGDLPVDAAPHVPLFRAP
- a CDS encoding adenosine kinase, with the protein product MKTYDLVGIGNAVVDVITQCDDSFLDHMGIEKGIMQLVERERGETLYGAMTERVQTPGGSVANTIAGAGALGMQTAFIGRVRDDALGRFYASAMSDHGIDFVNPPVTSGEMPTSRSMIFVTPDGERSMNTYLGISTGLGSGDVPGDVAGNAKMMFLEGYLFDQDAGKTAFREAARATKAGGGMAGIAISDPFCVERHRADFLSLIENDLDYVIGNEAELMALFETDDLEDAIARTAAICSIVVCTRSGDGVTLVRDGERCDVPVKKITPVDATGAGDQFAAGFLFGLARGADLETCGRMGNLCAGEVISHIGPRPQEDMLARFRSEGLI